One segment of Synchiropus splendidus isolate RoL2022-P1 chromosome 4, RoL_Sspl_1.0, whole genome shotgun sequence DNA contains the following:
- the cap1 gene encoding adenylyl cyclase-associated protein 1: MAELASLVQRLEVAVGRLESMSGPGGSSGGSAGGVVSAYVEAYDEIVKTSVANYLTLSQQIGGDVQKHAEMMKQAFACHRQLLVTAASSQKPSDAVLSSILQPMSKSIMQVQSFRESRRASQFFNHLSTVSESVPAFGWVTMSPKPGPYVKEMQDAGMFYSNRVLKDYKEKDKTHVDWARAYMSIWADMQAYIKQHHTTGLTWSKTGPVATVSAAPPSAPAGGCPPPPPPGPPPPMLETCSDSKQSGDDGRNALFAAINQGSNITRGLKHVTDQEKTHKNPALRGQSAVVVEPKRPQPTTRPAAAPAVAKTPVLELEGKKWKVEYQECNQNLMICDTELKQVVYAFKCNKSTLQIKGKINSITIDSCQKMGLVFEDVVGIVEVINCRDVKVQVMGKIPTISINKTDGCHVYLSKDSLDCEIVSAKSSEMNILVPNKDGEFTEMPVPEQFKTIWDGCKLVTTCTEIAG; encoded by the exons ATGGCAGAACTTGCGAGTCTGGTGCAGCGGCTGGAGGTGGCAGTGGGCCGTCTGGAGTCCATGTCCGGGCCCGGTGGCAGCTCTGGTGGCTCCGCTGGTGGAG TTGTGTCTGCGTACGTGGAGGCTTATGACGAGATCGTGAAGACTTCAGTGGCCAACTACTTAACCCTGAGTCAGCAGATCGGTGGAGATGTCCAGAAACAT GCTGAGATGATGAAGCAGGCGTTTGCGTGTCATAGGCAACTGCTGGTGACTGCTGCCTCCAGCCAGAAGCCCTCTGAT GCGGTTCTGAGCTCCATCTTGCAGCCGATGTCTAAGTCGATCATGCAGGTGCAGTCATTTCGGGAGAGCCGCCGCGCCTCACAGTTCTTCAACCACCTCTCCACCGTCAGCGAGAGTGTTCCGGCGTTCGGCTGGGTCACCATG TCTCCGAAACCAGGACCTTACGTCAAAGAGATGCAGGACGCAGGGATGTTCTACTCCAACCGCGTGCTGAAAGACTACAAGGAGAA ggacaagACGCACGTGGACTGGGCCAGAGCTTACATGTCCATTTGGGCCGACATGCAGGCCTACATTAAGCAGCACCACACCACCGGGCTCACCTGGAGCAAGACG GGTCCCGTTGCCACGGTGTCTGCAGCTCCCCCTAGCGCTCCTGCAGGTGGAtgtcctcctccccctccccctggGCCTCCCCCACCCATGCTGGAGACCTGCAGCGACTCCAAACAGTCCGGCGACGACGGCAGAAACGCTCTGTTCGCTGCCATCAACCAAGGATCCAACATCACCCGCG GTCTAAAGCATGTGACGGACCAAGAAAAGACCCACAAGAACCCGGCCCTCAGGGGTCAGTCAGCTGTGGTGGTGGAGCCAAAGCGGCCGCAACCGACGACCAGACCTGCCGCCGCCCCGGCAGTCGCCAAGACCCCGGTCCTGGAGCTGGAGGGCAAGAAGTGGAAAGTG GAGTACCAAGAGTGCAATCAGAACCTGATGATCTGCGACACGGAGCTGAAACAAGTGGTTTACGCCTTCAAGTGCAACAAGAGCACTCTGCAGATCAAGGGCAAGATCAACTCCATCACCATCG ACTCTTGTCAGAAAATGGGTCTGGTGTTTGAGGACGTCGTCGGCATCGTGGAGGTCATCAACTGCCGGGACGTGAaggtccag GTGATGGGCAAGATCCCAACCATCTCCATCAACAAGACGGACGGCTGCCACGTCTACCTGAGCAAGGACTCGCTGGACTGTGAGATCGTCAGCGCCAAGAGCTCGGAGATGAACATCCTGGTGCCCAACAAGGACGGAGAGTTT ACGGAGATGCCGGTTCCTGAGCAGTTCAAGACCATCTGGGATGGCTGCAAGCTGGTCACCACATGCACTGAGATCGCAGGGTAG